One Deltaproteobacteria bacterium genomic region harbors:
- a CDS encoding AAA family ATPase, translating to MADETESRALRTLADIVESGRPLAYIHSAEEQRVMALLRDTAGACFSAAVPLWIWSLTEGMRRDDGSGGELLSPRAALDFVATYDGPALFLFKDFHEPLREAPDIRRRLRDLYELCLDRGKFVMICSPVKFIPEELARSIVYVELAVPDLRELVGFLRHEAAAITATGGRLDADEATLLQLARALQGLTLDEARHAIRRALSSRKVLDQESVPVLLEEKRLLVNRTGMIEYIPAETSIEHVGGLEIMKKWLMERRKLFQMRDRISAEIVPKGVLVMGVSGCGKSLSIKAVASCFELPLYRIDMIAIFSGRHGTPESAFAQACHMLESMAPAVVWFDEIEAGINTQAKEGELARIFGFFLTWMQEKTRGLFVGATANRIDLLPAEMIRKGRFDEVFFVDLPLEDERLDIFRVHLRRRGVDFEGFNFEPLKTFTKGWTGAEIEQCVVSALTSARLEERGLTDADLFNATANVVPLSKTMKEQVDQIRKWAFARAVRASPRERYS from the coding sequence ATGGCCGACGAAACCGAGAGCCGCGCGCTCCGTACCCTCGCCGACATCGTCGAATCGGGGCGACCGCTGGCATACATTCATTCCGCGGAAGAGCAGCGCGTGATGGCGCTGCTGCGCGACACCGCAGGCGCATGTTTCTCGGCGGCGGTCCCGCTCTGGATATGGAGCCTCACCGAGGGCATGCGCCGCGACGATGGTAGCGGCGGCGAGCTGCTCAGCCCGCGTGCGGCTCTCGATTTCGTCGCCACGTACGATGGCCCGGCGCTCTTTCTCTTCAAGGACTTCCACGAACCGCTGCGCGAGGCGCCGGACATCCGGCGGCGACTGCGCGACCTGTACGAGCTCTGCCTTGACCGTGGCAAGTTTGTGATGATCTGCTCGCCGGTCAAGTTCATCCCCGAGGAGCTCGCGCGCAGCATCGTCTACGTAGAGCTGGCAGTTCCCGATCTGCGCGAGCTCGTCGGGTTTCTGCGGCACGAGGCCGCGGCGATCACGGCAACCGGCGGCCGCCTCGATGCCGACGAGGCTACTCTCCTCCAGCTCGCACGGGCGCTCCAGGGCCTGACGCTCGACGAGGCGCGCCATGCGATTCGCCGCGCGCTGAGCTCGCGCAAGGTCTTGGATCAGGAATCGGTTCCCGTGCTGCTCGAAGAGAAACGCCTGCTGGTGAATCGCACCGGGATGATCGAGTACATCCCCGCCGAGACCAGCATCGAACACGTCGGCGGACTGGAGATCATGAAGAAATGGCTGATGGAGCGGCGCAAGTTATTCCAGATGCGGGACCGCATCAGCGCCGAGATCGTGCCCAAAGGAGTACTGGTCATGGGTGTCTCGGGCTGTGGCAAGAGTCTGTCCATCAAGGCAGTCGCGTCCTGTTTCGAGCTGCCCCTTTATCGCATCGATATGATTGCCATCTTCTCCGGACGTCACGGAACACCGGAAAGCGCGTTCGCGCAGGCCTGCCATATGCTTGAGTCGATGGCTCCGGCAGTGGTCTGGTTCGACGAGATCGAGGCTGGCATCAACACGCAAGCCAAGGAAGGCGAGTTGGCTCGCATATTCGGCTTCTTCTTGACGTGGATGCAGGAGAAGACACGCGGACTGTTCGTGGGCGCCACCGCCAACCGCATAGACCTCCTGCCCGCCGAGATGATCCGCAAAGGGCGCTTCGACGAAGTGTTCTTCGTCGATCTGCCCCTCGAAGACGAGCGGCTCGACATCTTCCGAGTGCATCTGCGGCGGCGCGGGGTCGATTTTGAGGGGTTCAATTTCGAGCCGCTCAAGACCTTCACGAAAGGCTGGACAGGCGCCGAGATCGAGCAGTGCGTGGTGTCGGCACTGACAAGCGCCCGTCTCGAGGAGCGCGGATTGACGGATGCGGATCTGTTCAATGCGACCGCCAACGTCGTGCCGCTCTCGAAGACCATGAAGGAACAGGTCGATCAGATCCGGAAATGGGCCTTCGCCCGCGCGGTGCGGGCCTCGCCGCGTGAACGCTATTCATAG
- a CDS encoding flavin reductase, translated as MEPPLARALAALTTGIYVLTVRDGDRRHGMSSSWVVQVSGDPPLVLASVDRRHFTHDILARTRRFALNVVGKRGRQLEDYFFSAASHRPDNLDQVAWDDSPDALPLLRDAMLSLECLVQQSVEAGDHTLFVARVERVTVRADDRPLTSQDLDYIYVGEVVRRPR; from the coding sequence ATGGAGCCCCCGCTCGCCCGCGCGCTCGCCGCGCTCACCACCGGCATCTACGTCCTCACCGTGCGCGATGGCGACCGCCGCCACGGCATGTCGTCGTCGTGGGTGGTGCAGGTCTCGGGCGACCCGCCGCTCGTCCTGGCGTCGGTCGACCGGCGCCACTTCACGCACGACATCCTCGCGCGCACCCGGCGCTTCGCTCTGAACGTCGTCGGCAAGCGCGGCCGCCAGTTGGAGGACTACTTCTTCTCGGCCGCGTCACACCGCCCCGACAACCTCGACCAGGTCGCCTGGGACGACTCGCCCGACGCCCTTCCGCTCCTGCGCGACGCGATGCTCAGCCTCGAGTGCCTGGTGCAGCAGTCCGTCGAGGCCGGCGATCACACCCTCTTCGTCGCCCGAGTCGAGCGCGTCACCGTCCGCGCCGACGACCGCCCCCTCACCTCGCAGGACCTCGACTACATCTACGTAGGCGAGGTGGTGCGGCGACCGCGCTAG
- a CDS encoding sigma-70 family RNA polymerase sigma factor, which produces MAPVDRRQDERRVARDLHHPRRRHAVAAVAIAHGEDVDAGGERGERAGERGLHAPALALAASPPQAGPLEASTTAGVVSSGRVGAEGQHVKPAAAGQLDHDALYRAQHGRVLSLCRLLLADRHEAEEVCHEAFVKLFEQRELPPAPERWLTRVAVNACRDRRRAGWWRRWREHGEELVEADHPARGPTPEEAALGLEERRRIWHVFRRLSPRQQEVFALRQIEGWSTDEVAETLGLSGGSVKRHLFRAIHQLRAGLRGTR; this is translated from the coding sequence GTGGCGCCGGTCGACCGACGCCAGGACGAGCGGCGGGTCGCCCGAGACCTGCACCACCCACGACGACGACATGCCGTGGCGGCGGTCGCCATCGCGCACGGTGAGGACGTAGATGCCGGTGGTGAGCGCGGCGAGCGCGCGGGCGAGCGGGGGCTCCATGCCCCTGCACTTGCCCTTGCGGCCAGCCCGCCGCAAGCTGGGCCCCTGGAGGCGTCAACCACGGCCGGGGTCGTTTCGTCAGGACGGGTGGGGGCGGAAGGGCAGCACGTGAAGCCAGCCGCGGCCGGCCAGCTCGACCACGACGCGCTCTACCGCGCCCAGCACGGACGGGTGCTGTCGCTCTGCCGCCTGCTGCTCGCCGACCGCCACGAGGCCGAGGAGGTCTGCCACGAGGCCTTCGTGAAGCTCTTCGAGCAGCGCGAGCTGCCGCCCGCGCCGGAACGCTGGCTCACGCGCGTCGCCGTCAACGCTTGCCGGGACCGGCGGAGGGCCGGGTGGTGGCGGCGGTGGCGGGAGCACGGTGAGGAGCTCGTGGAGGCCGATCATCCCGCCCGTGGACCGACGCCCGAGGAGGCGGCCCTCGGCCTGGAGGAGCGCCGTCGCATCTGGCACGTCTTTCGCCGCCTCTCTCCCCGGCAGCAGGAGGTCTTCGCGCTGCGCCAGATCGAGGGCTGGTCAACCGACGAGGTGGCCGAAACGTTGGGACTGAGCGGTGGCAGCGTGAAGCGGCACCTCTTCCGGGCGATTCACCAGCTGCGCGCGGGCCTCAGAGGCACACGATGA
- a CDS encoding periplasmic heavy metal sensor, with product MSHGPDADAPPGGRGWRRSARTPACVSAVRDALSRARGRSRRGCGRAACGPAARRGAPAAPLAGGRRARRDRGPGRGWGVDVARRACRAARGRGRRRRAGRGSRRHALRHTRGRRDRGAVCYRRRRRRGGIRRGRRAGPSLRGAVKGVSMKKRTLILATVTVSALGLATVHARPRFGMGPGPMMMGPGGDGPALMLPLLLRSANLTEEQEAQVQKIMADRRAQTRALVREMRAGQAALLDKLFAAGDLKADDLRPELDRLARARQQLMDHALTTALDVRKVLTPEQLAHTAKIKDRMRALHDQMRDLVDEE from the coding sequence ATGTCTCACGGACCGGACGCTGATGCTCCTCCAGGCGGGCGAGGGTGGCGCCGGAGCGCGCGCACACCTGCGTGCGTGTCCGCCGTGCGCGACGCGCTATCGCGCGCTCGAGGACGATCTCGGCGTGGTTGCGGGCGCGCTGCGTGCGGGCCCGCCGCCCGCCGCGGAGCGCCCGCGGCTCCGCTGGCGGGCGGTCGGCGCGCTCGCCGCGACCGTGGCCCTGGCCGTGGGTGGGGCGTGGATGTGGCGCGCCGCGCGTGTCGCGCCGCCCGCGGGCGGGGGCGACGTCGGCGTGCTGGTCGAGGATCTCGCCGGCACGCTCTTCGCCACACCCGAGGCCGTCGCGACAGGGGAGCAGTCTGCTACCGACGTCGCCGACGACGTGGCGGCATTCGACGAGGACGACGAGCTGGCCCTTCTCTTCGAGGGGCCGTGAAGGGGGTCTCGATGAAGAAGCGTACGCTCATCCTGGCGACGGTCACCGTGAGCGCCCTGGGGCTCGCCACCGTGCACGCCCGGCCGCGGTTTGGGATGGGACCGGGGCCGATGATGATGGGGCCCGGGGGCGACGGTCCGGCCCTGATGCTGCCTCTGCTGCTGCGGAGCGCGAATCTCACCGAGGAGCAGGAGGCGCAGGTGCAGAAGATCATGGCCGATCGGCGCGCGCAGACGCGCGCGCTCGTGCGCGAGATGCGCGCGGGGCAGGCCGCGCTCCTCGACAAGCTCTTCGCGGCCGGCGACCTGAAGGCCGACGACCTGAGACCCGAGCTGGACCGGCTCGCGCGCGCCCGACAGCAGCTCATGGATCATGCCTTGACCACGGCGCTCGACGTCCGCAAAGTTCTCACCCCCGAGCAGCTCGCGCACACGGCGAAGATCAAGGACCGGATGCGGGCGCTGCACGATCAGATGCGGGACCTGGTGGACGAGGAGTAA
- a CDS encoding endonuclease V: MRIARPHRWDLPVEEALRLQRRLAAAVDTGARLGRVRLVAGADAAYHPDGERLVAAVVVVALQGLEVVEEAWMEGRVTFPYVPGLLGFREAPIVLGACARLRARPDVLVCDGQGIAHPRRFGLACHIGYCLDLPTIGCAKSRLAGEHGAVGAWRGSWSWLRDGRERLGVALRTRDGVRPVYVSPGYAIGLRDARALVLRTCAGYRLPEPTRRANLLVNALRRGELTPRPPGPASDRAAPASGP, translated from the coding sequence GTGCGCATTGCGCGACCGCACCGCTGGGATCTGCCGGTCGAGGAGGCGCTCCGCCTCCAACGCCGCCTCGCGGCCGCAGTCGACACGGGCGCTCGCCTCGGGCGGGTGCGCCTCGTCGCCGGCGCGGACGCCGCCTATCACCCGGACGGCGAACGACTGGTGGCGGCGGTCGTCGTGGTCGCCCTGCAGGGGCTCGAGGTGGTCGAGGAGGCCTGGATGGAGGGACGGGTCACGTTCCCGTACGTGCCCGGCCTGCTCGGCTTCCGCGAGGCGCCGATCGTGCTCGGCGCCTGCGCGCGGCTTCGCGCGCGGCCCGACGTGCTCGTGTGCGACGGCCAGGGCATCGCTCACCCCCGCCGCTTCGGCCTCGCCTGTCACATCGGCTACTGCCTCGACCTGCCGACCATCGGCTGCGCCAAGAGCCGGCTCGCGGGCGAGCACGGGGCGGTGGGAGCGTGGCGCGGGAGCTGGTCCTGGTTGCGCGACGGGAGGGAGCGGCTGGGGGTGGCGCTGCGCACGCGGGACGGCGTGCGGCCCGTCTACGTCTCGCCCGGGTACGCGATCGGCCTCCGCGACGCACGCGCGTTGGTGCTCCGCACGTGCGCCGGCTACCGCCTCCCCGAGCCGACCCGACGAGCCAACCTGCTCGTCAACGCGCTCCGCCGGGGTGAGCTTACTCCTCGTCCACCAGGTCCCGCATCTGATCGTGCAGCGCCCGCATCCGGTCCTTGA
- a CDS encoding DUF541 domain-containing protein, protein MRTGSQGRATVPAMREQHRFETPRVAFLLLALGLAPAVLAGEGTEERKRTIAVTGRGEVKATPDRALLSFTVETTAGRATEAAAENAKRSAAVVAALKSLLGSDGTVGTTHYTIEPRYESTRPGETHEPRITGYVARNEVQVECGRVDKLGGLIDAATTAGANGARGLQFSFSKEDELLRAALEKAGADARAQAEGAARGLGVRLKRVLSADTGARPVPVRFAAMEASAPGRGAATPIEPGEGTVSASLQVTYEIE, encoded by the coding sequence ATGCGCACGGGGAGCCAGGGCCGTGCTACGGTGCCTGCGATGAGAGAGCAACACCGCTTCGAGACGCCGCGCGTCGCGTTCCTCCTGCTCGCCCTCGGCCTCGCCCCGGCCGTCCTCGCCGGCGAAGGGACGGAGGAGCGGAAGCGGACGATCGCGGTCACGGGCCGCGGCGAGGTGAAGGCGACGCCGGACCGCGCGCTCCTGTCGTTCACCGTCGAGACGACCGCCGGACGTGCCACCGAGGCCGCCGCCGAGAACGCGAAGCGCAGCGCGGCGGTTGTTGCAGCGCTCAAGTCGCTGCTCGGCTCCGACGGCACTGTCGGCACCACGCACTACACGATCGAGCCGCGCTACGAGAGCACCCGCCCGGGCGAGACGCACGAGCCGCGCATCACCGGGTACGTCGCGCGCAACGAGGTGCAGGTGGAGTGCGGGCGGGTCGACAAGCTGGGTGGCCTCATCGACGCCGCCACGACGGCGGGCGCGAACGGCGCCCGCGGCCTGCAGTTCTCGTTCTCGAAGGAGGACGAGCTGCTGCGCGCCGCGCTCGAAAAAGCGGGGGCCGACGCGCGGGCCCAGGCCGAGGGTGCCGCGCGCGGGCTCGGCGTGCGCTTGAAGCGCGTCCTGTCGGCCGACACGGGAGCCCGGCCGGTTCCCGTCCGCTTTGCGGCCATGGAAGCCTCCGCGCCCGGGCGCGGCGCCGCGACGCCGATCGAGCCTGGCGAGGGGACCGTCTCGGCCAGCTTGCAGGTGACGTACGAGATCGAGTGA
- a CDS encoding LLM class F420-dependent oxidoreductase — protein sequence MRLGLMLGYWMPDPWDPTDLVQEAERLGYESVWTAEAYGSDVFSPLCWVGARTKRIKLGTAIMQISARTPACAAMTAATIDHLSGGRLVLGIGVSGPQVVEGWYGQPFPKPMGRTREFVRLLREMLRREGPVTFRGEHYRLPHPGGARLGKPLKLIVRPLRADIPIYLGAEGPKNVALATEIADGWLPLFYSPYRRHVYAESLRGARPGFEIACPATVSLNDDLEQALLPIKFMLAFYIGGMGAAAKNFHLNLIARLGFEAEARRVQDLFLAGKRAEAVAAVPDRLADEISLAGSAARIRDRLAAWKESPVTTLLAGTRDVAAVRLLAEAVL from the coding sequence ATGCGCCTCGGCCTGATGCTCGGCTACTGGATGCCCGATCCCTGGGACCCGACCGACCTGGTGCAGGAGGCCGAGCGCCTCGGCTACGAGTCGGTGTGGACCGCGGAGGCGTACGGCTCCGACGTCTTCTCGCCCCTCTGCTGGGTGGGCGCGCGCACCAAGCGCATCAAGCTCGGCACGGCGATCATGCAGATCTCCGCGCGCACCCCGGCCTGCGCCGCGATGACGGCCGCGACCATCGACCATCTCTCGGGCGGGCGGCTCGTCCTCGGCATCGGGGTCTCGGGCCCGCAGGTGGTCGAGGGCTGGTACGGCCAGCCCTTCCCGAAGCCGATGGGCCGGACGCGCGAGTTCGTCCGGCTGCTGCGCGAGATGCTCCGCCGCGAGGGCCCGGTCACGTTCCGGGGCGAGCACTACCGGCTGCCGCACCCCGGCGGCGCGCGGCTCGGGAAGCCGCTCAAGCTGATCGTGCGCCCGCTCCGCGCCGACATCCCGATCTACCTTGGCGCGGAAGGGCCGAAGAACGTCGCGCTCGCGACCGAGATCGCCGACGGCTGGCTGCCGCTCTTCTACTCGCCGTACCGGAGGCACGTCTACGCGGAGTCGCTGCGCGGCGCCCGCCCGGGCTTCGAGATCGCCTGCCCCGCCACCGTCTCGCTGAACGACGACCTCGAGCAGGCGCTCCTCCCCATCAAGTTCATGCTCGCCTTCTACATCGGCGGCATGGGCGCGGCGGCGAAGAACTTCCACCTGAACCTGATCGCGCGGCTCGGGTTCGAGGCGGAGGCGCGGCGGGTGCAGGACCTCTTCCTGGCCGGGAAGCGGGCGGAGGCGGTGGCTGCGGTGCCGGATCGGCTGGCGGACGAGATCTCGCTCGCGGGGAGTGCGGCGCGGATTCGCGACCGCCTCGCGGCGTGGAAGGAGAGCCCGGTCACGACGCTCCTCGCCGGGACGCGGGACGTGGCAGCGGTGCGGCTGCTGGCGGAGGCGGTCCTGTAG